A window of the Rhizobium viscosum genome harbors these coding sequences:
- a CDS encoding sugar ABC transporter ATP-binding protein, with protein sequence MTEPVLSLRGISKRYGPLQVLKNVDLDVYPGEVVALLGENGAGKSTLSGIIAGSRTPSEGSMTWLGQPYAPAAPREAIDKGVVLIHQELQLLPHLSIAENVFIGRWPMKNGVVDRTQMVRRAQEQLARLNLHIPATRKVAGLSTANQQLIEIAKALALNAKLLILDEPTAALGGAETEALFEQVRKLRSEGVGIIYISHRMEEIKKITDRIVVLRDGERVHEFADSSTPVRTIVESMVGRSLDRMFPTLPEPTSRPVLEVSGLTSPDDSFRDVSFDVHAGEILGIAGLVGAGRTELVRAISGADPISAGSVRLEGESLKLRSPADAIARGIVMVPEDRKDQGLVVAHKISENIIYANLDKLGGRWLTSGVKRIFAEKAVAKFGVKGRAEQLASDLSGGNQQKVVIAKWLMRDPKVVVLDEPTRGIDVGARAGIYDIIVNLAKQGVAVIVVSSDLEEVLGVSNRILVLAQGKQAGILKRDEANDVSVMELATI encoded by the coding sequence GTGACCGAGCCGGTTCTTTCCCTGAGGGGCATATCCAAGCGCTATGGACCGCTCCAGGTTCTGAAAAATGTGGACCTGGACGTTTATCCCGGCGAAGTGGTGGCGCTGCTCGGTGAAAACGGCGCCGGCAAGTCGACACTGTCAGGCATCATTGCCGGATCGCGCACACCGTCCGAGGGCTCGATGACATGGCTGGGGCAGCCTTATGCCCCGGCCGCTCCGCGCGAGGCGATCGACAAGGGCGTCGTGCTGATCCACCAGGAACTGCAGCTTCTGCCGCATCTTTCCATCGCCGAAAATGTCTTTATCGGCCGATGGCCGATGAAGAATGGCGTAGTCGACCGCACGCAAATGGTCCGCCGTGCCCAGGAGCAGCTCGCTCGACTGAACCTGCATATTCCTGCGACCCGAAAGGTTGCCGGTCTCTCGACCGCCAATCAGCAGCTCATCGAGATCGCCAAAGCACTGGCGCTCAATGCCAAGCTGCTCATCCTCGATGAGCCGACTGCCGCACTTGGCGGGGCGGAGACCGAAGCTCTGTTCGAGCAGGTGCGCAAGCTGCGCTCCGAGGGCGTGGGCATTATCTACATCTCCCACCGCATGGAGGAGATCAAGAAGATCACCGACCGTATCGTCGTGCTCCGCGACGGAGAGCGCGTCCATGAATTCGCCGACAGTTCAACGCCGGTACGCACGATCGTCGAAAGCATGGTCGGCCGCTCGCTCGATCGCATGTTTCCGACCCTTCCCGAGCCGACCAGCAGGCCTGTGCTCGAAGTGTCCGGCCTGACATCGCCGGACGATTCCTTCCGCGATGTCAGCTTCGATGTTCACGCAGGCGAGATTCTCGGCATTGCCGGCCTCGTCGGCGCAGGCCGCACCGAGCTCGTGCGTGCGATTTCCGGTGCCGATCCAATCAGCGCCGGCTCAGTCCGGCTGGAAGGCGAGTCGCTGAAGCTGCGCAGCCCGGCGGATGCGATCGCCAGGGGCATCGTGATGGTCCCGGAAGATCGCAAGGATCAAGGCCTCGTCGTTGCACACAAGATCAGCGAAAACATCATCTATGCCAATCTCGACAAGCTTGGCGGGCGCTGGCTCACCTCGGGCGTGAAACGCATCTTCGCCGAAAAGGCGGTGGCGAAGTTCGGCGTCAAAGGTCGTGCGGAGCAGTTGGCTTCCGATCTCTCCGGCGGCAACCAGCAGAAGGTCGTCATCGCCAAATGGCTGATGCGCGATCCCAAAGTCGTGGTGCTGGACGAGCCCACACGCGGCATCGATGTCGGAGCCCGCGCCGGCATCTACGATATCATCGTCAACCTCGCCAAGCAGGGTGTCGCGGTCATCGTCGTGAGCTCCGATCTCGAAGAAGTTCTCGGCGTTTCGAACCGGATTCTCGTGCTGGCACAGGGCAAGCAGGCAGGCATTCTGAAGCGTGACGAGGCGAACGACGTCTCGGTCATGGAACTGGCGACAATCTAG
- a CDS encoding SDR family oxidoreductase, with protein sequence MSDISLNAPKLFDLSGQVAIVTGAGSGIGQRIAIGLAQCGADVALLDRRTDDGLATTASHIRSAGRRSIEIAADVTSKSSLADAVARTEADLGALSLAVNAAGIANANPAEEMEEDQYQTLMDINLKGVFLSCQAEARAMLKNGRGSIVNIASMSGVIVNRGLSQAHYNASKAGVIHMSKSLAMEWVGRGIRVNTISPGYTATPMNTRPEMVHQTKLFEEQTPMQRMAGVDEMVGPAVFLLSNAASFVTGVDLLVDGGFCCW encoded by the coding sequence GTGTCCGACATCTCTCTGAACGCACCAAAACTATTTGATCTCAGCGGCCAGGTCGCCATCGTGACCGGCGCCGGCAGCGGTATCGGGCAAAGGATCGCGATCGGTCTTGCCCAGTGCGGCGCCGACGTAGCGCTTCTCGATCGCCGCACTGATGACGGTCTTGCCACCACCGCCAGCCATATCCGGTCAGCCGGCCGTCGCTCGATCGAGATTGCCGCCGATGTCACCAGCAAGTCGTCTCTGGCCGATGCGGTCGCCCGCACCGAAGCAGATCTCGGCGCCCTCTCGCTTGCAGTCAATGCGGCCGGCATCGCCAATGCCAATCCCGCCGAGGAAATGGAAGAGGACCAGTACCAGACACTGATGGACATAAATCTGAAGGGCGTCTTCCTGTCCTGTCAGGCGGAAGCGCGCGCCATGCTGAAGAACGGCCGCGGGTCGATCGTCAACATCGCCTCCATGTCCGGCGTTATCGTCAATCGCGGCCTCAGCCAGGCGCATTACAACGCTTCCAAAGCCGGCGTGATCCATATGTCCAAGTCGCTGGCCATGGAGTGGGTCGGGCGCGGTATCCGCGTCAACACGATTTCGCCGGGCTATACCGCAACGCCGATGAACACGCGCCCGGAGATGGTGCATCAGACCAAGCTCTTCGAAGAGCAGACGCCGATGCAGCGCATGGCTGGCGTCGACGAGATGGTCGGTCCGGCCGTCTTCCTGCTGTCGAATGCTGCAAGCTTCGTGACGGGCGTCGATCTGCTTGTCGACGGCGGCTTCTGCTGCTGGTGA
- the tpiA gene encoding triose-phosphate isomerase yields MRKLVAGNWKMNGLVSSQAEIEALKGLTGSATCDIVVCPPFTLIDRAVERVKDSNLVIGAQDCHAQQSGAHTGDVSAEMLADIGARYVILGHSERRVSHGEDDEIVRAKAVAAHRGGLIAIVCVGETRHERDEGRAIEVVGEQLRESVPEGATSANLVIAYEPVWAIGTGLVPTNEQIEEVHAAIRQMLEERLGSDGNSVRILYGGSVKSSNAEAIFGLRNVDGALVGGASLKASEFAGIISAAV; encoded by the coding sequence ATGCGCAAGCTCGTTGCAGGCAATTGGAAAATGAACGGTCTCGTCTCCTCCCAAGCTGAGATCGAGGCGCTGAAGGGACTAACGGGCAGTGCGACGTGCGATATCGTCGTCTGCCCGCCCTTCACGCTGATTGATCGCGCTGTAGAGCGGGTCAAGGATTCGAACCTGGTCATCGGCGCGCAGGATTGTCATGCGCAGCAGTCAGGCGCCCATACGGGCGACGTCTCGGCCGAAATGCTCGCCGATATCGGTGCGCGCTATGTCATCCTCGGACATTCCGAGCGCCGTGTGTCTCATGGCGAAGACGATGAGATCGTCCGTGCAAAGGCGGTCGCCGCGCATCGCGGGGGCTTGATCGCGATCGTCTGCGTCGGTGAAACGCGACATGAGCGGGATGAAGGACGGGCGATCGAAGTGGTTGGCGAGCAACTGAGAGAATCCGTTCCCGAGGGAGCGACGAGCGCAAATCTCGTCATCGCCTACGAACCTGTATGGGCGATAGGAACCGGGTTGGTGCCGACCAACGAGCAGATTGAGGAGGTCCATGCCGCGATCCGGCAGATGCTCGAAGAGCGGCTGGGGAGCGATGGTAACTCGGTCAGAATCCTCTATGGCGGTTCGGTCAAGTCATCCAATGCCGAAGCGATTTTCGGGCTTCGCAATGTGGATGGAGCACTGGTCGGCGGCGCTTCGCTGAAGGCATCAGAATTCGCCGGGATTATCTCTGCAGCCGTTTGA
- a CDS encoding glucose 1-dehydrogenase — MQRFENKTVVITGASRGIGAAIAKRFAREGANLVVSANEESVHAVAEQIKADGAKAISFVGDVTDKASVKALFDAAEEAFGAVHVSIQNAGVITIARIEDMTEGEWDKVMAVNTKGVFLCAQEAIARMRKHGRGGRIINTASGQARDGFIYTPHYAASKMGVVGITQSLAKEVATDGITVNAFCPGIIETDMWAYNDQAWGKLLGNYAPGELMKEWVEGIPMKRAGSGEDVAGLVTFLASDDAAYITGQTINVDGGLIMS; from the coding sequence ATGCAGCGTTTCGAAAACAAGACTGTCGTCATTACCGGCGCAAGCCGCGGTATCGGTGCGGCGATTGCCAAACGCTTTGCACGCGAGGGCGCCAATCTCGTGGTCTCCGCCAACGAGGAGAGCGTGCATGCCGTTGCCGAGCAGATCAAGGCCGATGGCGCAAAGGCAATCTCCTTTGTTGGCGACGTCACCGACAAGGCAAGCGTCAAAGCTCTCTTTGATGCAGCTGAGGAGGCCTTCGGCGCTGTCCACGTCTCCATCCAGAATGCCGGTGTCATCACCATCGCCCGTATCGAAGACATGACCGAGGGCGAGTGGGACAAGGTCATGGCGGTCAATACCAAGGGCGTGTTCCTCTGCGCCCAGGAAGCGATCGCCCGCATGCGCAAACATGGTCGCGGCGGACGCATCATCAACACGGCGTCCGGACAGGCACGAGACGGCTTCATCTATACGCCGCATTATGCTGCCTCGAAGATGGGCGTCGTCGGCATCACCCAGAGCCTTGCCAAGGAAGTCGCGACTGACGGCATCACCGTCAACGCCTTCTGCCCGGGCATAATCGAAACCGACATGTGGGCCTATAACGACCAGGCATGGGGCAAGCTGCTCGGCAACTACGCACCCGGCGAACTCATGAAAGAATGGGTCGAAGGCATCCCGATGAAGCGCGCCGGATCGGGCGAAGACGTCGCTGGTCTTGTCACCTTTCTTGCAAGTGACGACGCGGCCTATATCACCGGCCAGACCATCAATGTCGATGGCGGGCTGATCATGTCCTAG
- the ribB gene encoding 3,4-dihydroxy-2-butanone-4-phosphate synthase produces MAISKIEDAIAAIARGEIVVVVDDRDRENEGDLVIASEAITPQAIAFMMNYARGLICVAMEGERLDELQIPQMVPNNTELLKTAFTVSVDYIPETTTGISAADRAATVRALIGENSRPEDFARPGHIFPLRAHPNGVLSRPGHTEAAVDLARLADLSPSGVICEVANDDGTMARLPELEQFAERHGLHLITIEDLIAYRGVSAPGKAA; encoded by the coding sequence ATGGCAATTTCCAAGATAGAAGATGCGATCGCCGCGATTGCGCGGGGCGAGATCGTGGTTGTCGTCGATGATCGCGATCGGGAAAACGAGGGCGACCTCGTCATTGCATCCGAAGCGATCACCCCGCAGGCGATCGCGTTTATGATGAATTACGCCCGCGGCCTCATCTGCGTGGCGATGGAAGGTGAGCGGCTGGATGAACTGCAGATCCCGCAGATGGTCCCCAACAATACCGAACTCTTGAAGACGGCGTTCACCGTCTCGGTTGACTATATCCCTGAAACGACGACCGGTATTTCCGCAGCTGACCGCGCCGCAACCGTTCGCGCCCTCATCGGCGAGAATTCCCGCCCTGAGGATTTTGCACGGCCCGGCCATATCTTCCCGTTGCGTGCGCATCCGAACGGCGTTCTTTCTCGTCCCGGCCATACCGAGGCTGCTGTCGATCTCGCAAGGCTCGCCGACCTTTCTCCGTCAGGTGTCATCTGCGAAGTGGCCAATGATGATGGCACGATGGCGCGCCTGCCCGAGCTTGAGCAGTTTGCCGAACGGCACGGCCTCCATCTGATCACCATCGAGGATCTCATCGCCTATCGGGGCGTCAGTGCGCCTGGTAAGGCTGCCTAG
- a CDS encoding Gfo/Idh/MocA family protein, with amino-acid sequence MRLLVLGTGMMAKSQVAGFLAIDGVEVVGAVDTDRTRLDEFADHFNIEKRFGTLDEAIAWGEFDAATNVTPDRIHHATSLALIAAGKHVFCEKPLAENYAHALEMTEAAEAAGVINMVNLTYRNVAPLQRAREMVLAGELGTIKHVEASYLQSWLVSRAWGDWRTESRWLWRLSTGHGSNGVLGDVGIHILDFAAYGAATDIDHVFARLKTFNKAPGGQIGEYMLDANDSFTMSVDFANGALGVIHASRWATGHLNELRLRIYGEKGSLEVIHRPDGSDLRGCLGDDIESATWRDIEVPAVPTNYQRFAEAVRSGKQDDPTFRHAANLQKVIDLAIVSEKERREFNLLAADTPESTVGQGPESKGDDQGPALALVV; translated from the coding sequence ATGCGTCTACTCGTTCTTGGCACGGGCATGATGGCCAAAAGCCAGGTCGCCGGCTTCCTCGCGATCGATGGTGTCGAAGTGGTCGGCGCCGTCGATACGGATCGGACCCGGCTCGATGAATTCGCCGATCATTTCAACATCGAAAAGCGCTTCGGCACGCTCGACGAGGCGATCGCCTGGGGTGAATTTGATGCAGCCACAAACGTCACGCCCGACCGCATCCACCACGCGACGAGCCTCGCGCTGATCGCCGCCGGCAAGCATGTCTTTTGCGAAAAACCGCTGGCGGAGAACTATGCGCACGCGCTTGAGATGACGGAAGCGGCGGAAGCGGCCGGCGTCATCAACATGGTCAACCTCACCTACCGCAATGTCGCACCGCTGCAGCGGGCCCGTGAGATGGTACTCGCCGGCGAACTTGGCACAATCAAGCATGTGGAGGCCTCCTACCTGCAGAGCTGGCTCGTGTCGCGCGCCTGGGGCGACTGGCGCACGGAATCGCGCTGGCTGTGGCGTCTTTCCACCGGTCACGGTTCGAACGGCGTGCTTGGCGATGTCGGCATTCATATCCTCGATTTCGCCGCCTATGGCGCGGCGACCGACATCGATCACGTTTTTGCGCGGCTGAAGACTTTCAACAAGGCGCCGGGCGGGCAGATCGGCGAGTATATGCTCGATGCCAATGACAGTTTCACCATGTCGGTCGATTTCGCCAATGGCGCCCTCGGCGTCATCCATGCCAGCCGCTGGGCGACCGGGCATCTGAACGAGCTCAGGCTGCGCATCTATGGCGAGAAGGGCAGTCTCGAGGTCATCCATCGTCCTGACGGCTCGGACCTTCGCGGCTGCCTCGGCGACGACATTGAAAGCGCCACTTGGCGTGACATCGAGGTGCCGGCAGTCCCGACCAACTATCAACGCTTTGCCGAAGCGGTCAGGAGCGGCAAGCAGGACGATCCCACCTTCCGCCATGCCGCCAACCTGCAGAAGGTCATCGACCTCGCGATCGTTTCGGAGAAAGAACGTCGGGAGTTCAATCTGCTGGCCGCTGATACCCCAGAGAGCACGGTCGGCCAGGGGCCGGAAAGCAAGGGCGACGATCAGGGACCGGCATTGGCACTCGTCGTCTGA
- a CDS encoding ThuA domain-containing protein, translating to MAIRTVVWGENIHETTNEIVRGIYPEGMHTTIAKALNSDPAISATTATLQEPEHGLTEARLAETDVLTWWGHKDHGAVSDVVVERVARRVWEGMGLLVLHSGHFSKIFKRLMGTPCALKWREAGERERLWTINQRHPIAAGIGEHFELENEEMYGEQFSVPEPLETVFISWFQGGEVFRSGLTWRRGAGNIFYFRPGHETYPTYHDANVQKVLINGVKWAYNPQGDLKSITDAPNVPVEKALEPIVERGPRLHQAGEAGYR from the coding sequence GCCATTCGCACCGTCGTATGGGGAGAGAACATCCATGAGACAACCAATGAGATCGTCCGGGGCATCTACCCTGAAGGCATGCACACGACGATTGCCAAGGCGCTGAACAGCGATCCGGCGATTTCGGCGACCACGGCGACGCTGCAGGAGCCCGAGCATGGGCTCACCGAAGCACGCCTTGCGGAGACCGATGTCCTGACCTGGTGGGGTCACAAGGACCATGGTGCGGTCTCCGACGTCGTCGTCGAGCGCGTCGCCAGGCGGGTGTGGGAAGGCATGGGCCTCTTGGTGCTGCATTCCGGCCATTTCTCCAAGATCTTCAAGCGGCTGATGGGCACGCCCTGCGCGCTCAAGTGGCGCGAGGCGGGCGAGCGCGAGCGTCTGTGGACGATCAACCAACGCCATCCGATCGCAGCCGGTATCGGCGAACATTTCGAGCTTGAAAACGAGGAAATGTATGGCGAGCAGTTCTCCGTGCCGGAGCCATTGGAAACGGTGTTCATCTCCTGGTTCCAGGGCGGCGAAGTGTTCCGCTCGGGGCTGACTTGGCGGCGCGGTGCCGGCAACATCTTCTATTTCCGTCCGGGCCACGAAACCTACCCGACCTATCACGATGCAAACGTGCAGAAGGTGCTGATCAACGGCGTGAAGTGGGCCTATAACCCGCAAGGCGACCTGAAGAGCATCACCGATGCTCCAAATGTGCCGGTAGAGAAGGCACTGGAGCCGATCGTCGAACGCGGCCCGAGACTGCACCAGGCCGGCGAAGCCGGTTACCGCTGA